Proteins co-encoded in one Candidatus Methylomirabilota bacterium genomic window:
- a CDS encoding glycosyltransferase, with protein sequence MEPASPAHTTERCTIVVTPRDLFSVTDECLDHLEANTPEPHDLIVAMGGAPASVRSRLEQRLAGRARLILDPGFRTTGEPRNRALREATTCLAVCVDNNVFVRPGWLAPLLRCQRETEASQVVPLILDGNDKIHTAGNDLFITHEGGKAYGTMELRFQHQKVCETTNLVRREIDFGEVHCQLLVVEDALGLGIYDERLREGGDIDSGLTLSRAGRRMMFEPASCVYLYYPPLLEHAMDVAFHRWKWDIPAVMASYRHIEEKWTIDVGGPRNDFRRYLVGVNARVGPLTQLYPSRATIFADRLTRYLGGRMPSLRGWRHRFTAWRTVYYRA encoded by the coding sequence ATGGAGCCCGCATCGCCGGCCCACACCACCGAGCGCTGCACAATCGTCGTCACCCCGCGCGATCTCTTCTCCGTCACCGACGAGTGTCTCGACCATCTCGAGGCCAACACGCCGGAGCCGCACGATCTCATCGTGGCGATGGGCGGCGCCCCGGCGTCCGTTCGATCCCGCCTTGAGCAGCGCCTCGCCGGGCGAGCGCGACTGATCCTCGACCCGGGCTTTCGCACCACCGGCGAGCCGCGCAATCGCGCGCTCCGCGAGGCCACCACGTGCCTGGCGGTGTGTGTGGACAACAACGTCTTCGTCCGCCCGGGCTGGCTCGCGCCCCTGCTCCGCTGCCAGCGCGAGACGGAGGCGAGCCAGGTCGTGCCCCTCATCCTGGACGGGAACGACAAGATCCACACCGCCGGCAACGATCTCTTCATCACCCACGAGGGCGGCAAGGCCTACGGCACCATGGAGCTGCGCTTCCAGCATCAGAAGGTCTGCGAGACCACCAATCTCGTGCGCCGCGAGATCGACTTCGGCGAGGTGCACTGCCAGCTGCTGGTGGTGGAGGACGCGCTCGGGCTGGGCATCTACGACGAGCGTCTGCGCGAGGGCGGCGACATCGACTCCGGCCTGACCCTGAGCCGGGCGGGCCGCCGCATGATGTTCGAGCCCGCCTCCTGCGTGTACCTCTACTATCCCCCGCTGCTCGAGCACGCGATGGACGTGGCGTTCCACCGCTGGAAGTGGGACATCCCGGCGGTCATGGCGAGCTACCGCCACATCGAAGAGAAGTGGACGATCGACGTGGGCGGGCCCCGGAACGACTTCCGGCGTTACCTCGTGGGCGTGAACGCGCGCGTGGGCCCCCTCACTCAGCTCTATCCCTCGCGCGCTACGATCTTCGCGGATCGGCTCACGCGCTACCTGGGCGGGCGGATGCCGTCGCTCCGGGGGTGGCGTCATCGCTTCACCGCCTGGCGGACGGTGTACTACCGCGCCTGA
- a CDS encoding LLM class F420-dependent oxidoreductase, whose product MKLSVEFPSVSYREGPEAVQRMARALERIGFDHIDIFDHVVMGHPIEGRPPGPYNAGMPILEALMTLAHLAAVTTRVTLGTEVLVLPQREPVLVAKQVSTLDTLSGGRVRLGVGVGWQEAEYEALGESFRTRGARMDEAITLMRAYWGEARVDFAGVHYRAVAMAMEPKPPQGRQIPVWIGGYSDAAFRRVGRLGDGWLASRITDAADARRSIESIRRHAEAAGRDPASIGLQSMVAPPPRDAEGKRFYAEADRVVARVAELKAMGFQWVSLNATALFQSGARSVDAMADALAALHGRIRAEVG is encoded by the coding sequence ATGAAACTCTCCGTCGAGTTTCCCAGCGTGTCCTACCGGGAGGGGCCCGAGGCCGTGCAGCGGATGGCCCGCGCCCTCGAGCGCATCGGCTTCGACCACATCGACATCTTCGACCACGTGGTCATGGGCCATCCCATCGAGGGCCGGCCGCCCGGGCCGTACAACGCCGGCATGCCGATCCTCGAGGCGCTGATGACGCTGGCCCACCTGGCCGCGGTGACCACGCGCGTGACCTTGGGCACCGAGGTGCTGGTCCTGCCCCAGCGCGAGCCCGTGCTGGTGGCCAAGCAGGTCAGCACGCTCGACACGCTGTCCGGCGGGCGCGTGCGGCTCGGCGTGGGCGTGGGCTGGCAGGAGGCCGAGTACGAGGCGCTGGGCGAGAGCTTCCGCACCCGCGGGGCGCGGATGGACGAGGCCATCACGCTCATGCGCGCGTACTGGGGCGAGGCGCGCGTGGACTTCGCGGGCGTCCACTACCGTGCGGTCGCGATGGCCATGGAGCCCAAGCCGCCCCAGGGGCGACAGATCCCCGTGTGGATCGGCGGCTACTCCGACGCGGCATTCCGGCGCGTCGGGCGTCTGGGCGACGGCTGGCTGGCCAGCCGCATCACCGATGCCGCGGACGCGCGCCGGTCCATCGAGTCGATCCGGCGCCACGCGGAGGCGGCGGGCCGCGATCCCGCGTCGATCGGCCTGCAGAGCATGGTGGCCCCGCCCCCGCGCGACGCGGAGGGCAAGCGCTTCTATGCCGAGGCCGACCGCGTGGTCGCGCGCGTGGCCGAGCTCAAGGCCATGGGCTTTCAGTGGGTGTCGCTGAACGCCACCGCGCTCTTCCAGTCGGGCGCGCGCTCGGTGGACGCCATGGCGGACGCGCTCGCCGCCCTGCACGGACGCATCCGCGCCGAGGTGGGATAG
- a CDS encoding outer membrane beta-barrel protein, with product MRRVLAACCGLMLWIGAVPARAEDSDALRGYFQLKLGDSAVTSSGVHDYYGFGVGLNLNRYVGVELSGDHFEIFPKVSGREIGEYGVFAIMPQVRLRVPVLGDRLVPYAIAGAGIAVTDFNDRKSPAFGLEVKDQSTTPVGTVGAGIEYFLADNIALGVEFKYLFAGDQTLKVGGASHRVNASTPLASFSVRMFYPELHPASVEAAPEPAPLRLYGGFRLGFVVPTGTDIGPGVEARPMPYAIGGKLNEHYGVGIGLDIGRYFGVEVSVEGYEVAMALKNVGSVGEYALYTVVPQARVRYPLLDGRLVPYLIGGVGYGFVEFNDRKPRGADLSIKNKGSSSSYAATLGAGIEYFVTRRIAAGIESKYSYSPGHPLQINDGPERDGTLQGVVVTAGLRVYLFDFGR from the coding sequence ATGCGACGAGTCCTCGCGGCATGCTGCGGGCTGATGCTCTGGATCGGCGCCGTGCCGGCCCGGGCGGAGGACTCGGACGCGCTGCGCGGTTACTTCCAGTTGAAGCTCGGCGACTCAGCGGTCACGAGCTCCGGCGTGCATGACTACTACGGGTTCGGCGTCGGGCTCAATCTCAACCGCTACGTGGGCGTGGAGCTCTCCGGCGATCACTTCGAGATCTTTCCCAAGGTCTCGGGCCGCGAGATCGGTGAGTACGGTGTCTTCGCCATTATGCCGCAGGTCCGGCTGCGCGTCCCGGTTCTGGGCGATCGGCTCGTGCCCTACGCGATCGCCGGCGCGGGTATCGCCGTGACCGACTTCAACGACCGCAAGTCGCCCGCCTTCGGCCTCGAGGTGAAAGATCAATCCACGACGCCGGTCGGGACCGTGGGCGCCGGGATCGAGTACTTCCTGGCCGACAACATCGCGCTGGGCGTGGAGTTCAAGTACCTCTTCGCCGGGGACCAGACGCTCAAGGTGGGCGGCGCCTCGCATCGCGTCAATGCCTCCACGCCGCTCGCCTCGTTCAGCGTGCGCATGTTCTACCCGGAGCTCCACCCGGCGTCGGTCGAAGCGGCGCCGGAGCCCGCGCCGCTCCGCCTTTACGGCGGCTTCCGGCTCGGCTTCGTGGTGCCGACCGGCACCGACATCGGCCCGGGGGTGGAGGCGCGTCCGATGCCCTACGCGATCGGCGGAAAGCTCAACGAGCATTACGGCGTCGGGATCGGCCTGGACATCGGGCGCTACTTCGGGGTCGAGGTCTCGGTCGAGGGCTACGAGGTCGCGATGGCGCTCAAGAACGTCGGCAGCGTGGGCGAGTACGCGCTCTACACCGTCGTGCCCCAGGCCCGCGTGCGCTACCCGCTACTGGACGGGCGCCTCGTGCCCTACCTCATCGGCGGCGTGGGCTACGGCTTCGTGGAGTTCAATGACCGCAAGCCCCGCGGCGCCGACTTGTCGATCAAGAACAAGGGCTCGTCCAGTTCGTATGCGGCCACCCTCGGCGCCGGCATCGAGTACTTCGTCACCCGGCGCATCGCCGCCGGCATCGAGTCGAAGTACAGCTACTCGCCCGGGCATCCGCTCCAGATCAACGACGGACCCGAGCGGGACGGCACCCTGCAGGGCGTGGTCGTCACCGCGGGGCTCCGCGTCTACCTCTTCGACTTCGGCCGGTAG
- a CDS encoding DUF1932 domain-containing protein — MSDRPVVGLLHPGEMGSAIGATLVASGNRVLWASAGRGAQTRERAAGLGLDDAGSLEALAKQAATIVSVAPPHAALGVAREVAGFRFRGIFVDANAIATETAMTIKRLIEDAGGRFVDGGIIGPANRKPGAARIYLAGTEAAAVKRLLEAGPVTPIVLPGAPPAASALKIAYGGWNKASQALLMAIRAYALAEGVDEALLAEWALSQPDLPARSQRAVNDNARKAWRFVGEMEEDARALADAGLPAGFHEAAADIYQRLAAYKDTATPPAVAEALAELLKAAPRTARGPASGPARPGTRPG; from the coding sequence ATGAGCGATAGGCCGGTGGTCGGGCTCCTCCATCCTGGGGAGATGGGATCCGCGATCGGCGCCACGCTGGTGGCGAGCGGCAACCGCGTGCTGTGGGCCTCCGCGGGCCGCGGTGCTCAGACGCGCGAGCGCGCGGCGGGGCTCGGCCTGGACGACGCGGGCTCGCTCGAGGCGCTCGCCAAGCAGGCCGCGACCATCGTGTCGGTGGCGCCGCCGCACGCGGCCCTCGGCGTGGCGCGCGAGGTCGCGGGCTTCCGCTTCCGCGGGATCTTCGTGGACGCCAACGCGATCGCCACTGAGACCGCCATGACGATCAAGCGGCTCATCGAGGACGCAGGCGGGCGCTTCGTGGACGGCGGCATCATCGGCCCCGCGAACCGCAAGCCCGGCGCCGCGCGCATCTATCTGGCGGGGACGGAGGCGGCCGCGGTGAAGCGGCTGCTCGAGGCGGGGCCCGTCACGCCCATCGTCCTGCCGGGCGCGCCGCCGGCCGCGTCCGCGCTGAAGATCGCCTACGGCGGCTGGAACAAGGCGAGCCAGGCGCTGCTCATGGCGATCCGCGCCTACGCGCTCGCCGAGGGGGTGGACGAGGCGCTGCTGGCGGAGTGGGCGCTCTCCCAGCCGGATCTGCCCGCCCGCTCGCAGCGCGCGGTCAACGACAACGCGCGCAAGGCATGGCGCTTCGTGGGCGAGATGGAGGAGGACGCGCGTGCGCTCGCGGACGCCGGCCTTCCCGCCGGCTTCCACGAGGCGGCCGCCGACATCTATCAGCGCCTCGCCGCCTACAAGGACACGGCGACGCCGCCCGCGGTGGCCGAGGCCCTCGCGGAGCTGCTCAAGGCGGCGCCGCGGACCGCGCGCGGCCCGGCTAGCGGCCCAGCCCGGCCCGGTACTCGTCCTGGGTAA
- a CDS encoding LD-carboxypeptidase: MSLVRPRRLSPGQTVGLVAPSSAANEPERLRFAVETIESLGFRVRPGAHLFDREGYLAGGDAARAADLNAMFADDGIDAVWCARGGYGASRLLPLLDFGQMRANPKPLLGYSDITALHMALHTKAGLVSFHGPVAWRAFTPYTLEQLTQVVMTPRAPVRLGAPPAFEPRPGQVEWENRVTTLVSGRARGPLIGGNLCLMAHLVGTPYFPDLRGAILFLEDVDEPHYRIDRMLTQLWLAGALDGLAGLAFGKFTEGGPSASFVQNRVLEDILAERCQTLKIPAVAGLMIGHVEDQTTVPVGCLGELDADARTLTLLEPGVS; encoded by the coding sequence GTGAGCCTGGTCCGGCCGCGCCGACTCTCGCCGGGACAGACCGTGGGTCTGGTGGCGCCGTCGTCCGCGGCGAACGAGCCGGAGCGGCTCCGCTTCGCCGTCGAGACCATCGAGTCGCTGGGCTTCCGCGTCCGCCCGGGCGCCCATCTCTTCGACCGCGAGGGCTATCTCGCCGGCGGCGACGCCGCGCGCGCCGCCGACCTCAACGCCATGTTCGCCGACGACGGCATCGACGCGGTCTGGTGCGCGCGGGGCGGCTACGGCGCCTCGCGGCTCCTGCCCCTCCTCGACTTCGGACAGATGCGCGCCAACCCCAAGCCCCTGCTCGGCTACAGCGACATCACCGCGCTCCACATGGCGCTCCACACCAAGGCCGGCCTCGTGTCGTTCCACGGCCCGGTGGCGTGGCGTGCCTTCACGCCCTACACCCTCGAGCAGCTCACCCAGGTGGTCATGACGCCTCGGGCGCCCGTGCGCCTCGGCGCCCCGCCCGCCTTCGAGCCACGGCCCGGTCAGGTGGAGTGGGAAAATCGCGTGACCACGCTCGTCTCGGGCCGCGCGCGTGGCCCCCTCATCGGGGGGAACCTCTGCTTGATGGCGCACCTCGTGGGGACGCCGTACTTCCCCGATCTCCGCGGCGCCATCCTGTTCCTCGAGGACGTGGACGAGCCCCACTACCGGATCGACCGGATGCTGACCCAGCTGTGGCTCGCGGGCGCACTCGACGGGCTCGCGGGCCTCGCCTTCGGAAAATTCACCGAGGGCGGCCCGTCGGCGTCCTTCGTCCAGAACCGCGTGCTCGAGGACATCCTCGCCGAGCGGTGCCAGACGCTCAAGATCCCTGCGGTGGCGGGACTCATGATCGGACACGTCGAGGACCAGACCACGGTGCCGGTGGGCTGCCTCGGCGAGCTCGACGCCGATGCGCGCACCCTCACCCTGCTCGAGCCGGGCGTCAGCTAG
- a CDS encoding ABC transporter substrate-binding protein, producing MIPRPARISWMAIGVLLLLALTADAQTSGRTYRLGILANAFEVSESALFEEFLDGLRKQGFVEGRNLVIEWRSSEGRFDRLPALAAELVRAKVDVIVASSALPAHAAADATRTIPVVFLVVSDPVGQKLVGSLARPGGNVTGLATYAPDVLVSRRLQVLKEVAPKATRLAVLANPDNATHRELLAREIPAAAQPQKLTLLPLEVRGPADFDAAFDQAARERADALYVLGDPLTYVHRAQIADLAVQRKLPNINVSRTSVEAGGLVSYGPRLRDVYRRASDYVARIFRGAKPSELPVDQPPAFELVVNVKTAKALGVTLPASLLKRADDVIQ from the coding sequence GTGATCCCCCGACCGGCCCGGATCTCCTGGATGGCGATCGGAGTGCTGCTTCTCCTCGCCCTCACCGCCGACGCCCAGACCTCCGGGCGCACGTATCGGCTCGGCATCCTCGCCAACGCCTTCGAGGTCTCCGAAAGCGCGCTGTTCGAGGAGTTCCTCGACGGGCTCAGGAAGCAGGGCTTCGTCGAGGGCCGCAATCTCGTGATCGAGTGGCGCTCGTCCGAAGGCCGCTTCGACCGCCTGCCCGCCCTCGCCGCCGAGCTCGTGCGGGCCAAGGTGGACGTGATCGTCGCGTCCTCCGCCCTGCCTGCCCATGCCGCCGCCGACGCGACCCGCACCATCCCCGTCGTGTTCCTCGTCGTCTCCGATCCCGTGGGGCAGAAGCTGGTCGGCAGCCTGGCGCGCCCCGGCGGTAACGTGACCGGCCTCGCGACCTACGCGCCGGACGTGCTCGTCAGCCGGCGACTGCAGGTCCTGAAGGAAGTGGCGCCGAAGGCCACGCGGCTGGCCGTGCTCGCCAATCCAGACAACGCCACGCACCGCGAGCTGCTCGCGCGCGAGATCCCCGCGGCGGCCCAGCCGCAGAAGCTCACGCTGCTCCCCCTCGAGGTCCGCGGACCGGCTGACTTCGATGCCGCGTTTGACCAGGCGGCGCGGGAGCGGGCCGACGCACTCTACGTGCTCGGCGACCCGCTCACATACGTGCATCGCGCTCAGATCGCCGACCTGGCGGTGCAGCGCAAGCTGCCTAACATCAACGTCTCGCGCACCAGCGTGGAAGCGGGCGGGCTCGTGTCCTACGGCCCGCGCCTGCGCGACGTGTACCGGCGCGCCTCGGACTACGTGGCGCGCATCTTCAGGGGCGCCAAGCCCTCGGAGCTGCCGGTGGATCAGCCGCCCGCGTTCGAGCTGGTCGTGAACGTGAAGACGGCCAAGGCCCTCGGCGTCACCCTGCCCGCCTCGCTCCTCAAGCGCGCCGACGACGTCATCCAGTGA
- a CDS encoding tetratricopeptide repeat protein — MRNHTMRVGAVLGLVASLFLVGCFQDPQAKKQQHFERGSRYLSEGKYNEAIVELKSALQIDPKFVPALHALGRAYYAKGWYPDAVRELGRAADGDPGSVEIQLLLGQAYLAAGDTRRAEELAETIRRIEPDSALVDYLIGAARIGTGDPKDAVTLLARAQAKNGTIAEIHQAYGDALFQAGRFGDAEKAYRSALGLKGGLTGAQIGLARTLLIRGQREEATTLLDEARRQSPENPQVRVVRSAILSAEGKLDEAIKELEALPPSARSPQAVLSLADLYAQAGRLDESISLLTKVTKALPNALVARHMLGQVALRAGRPALAVTEFTEVVKQVPQNPWARLSLATAYVGAGKPQEGLAELDRLAKALAKSPTYHLQRGRAYAMLGREREAVEAAEQARRLAPTSPQPYLLLGQIYAARKDMAKAQEMYSRALEVAPQLTSTRMALGYLYDLEGKPAAAIQEYEAVLQTDPRNKRALSAKVSTLVRDKKLDQAIAFLQQVLAADQKNVPARVLLGNTYLLNREPKKAEDEYRRALKLDERDVTARLQLARLTMDGKRDAESIALLQSILKDQPGQVPAAAMLAQTLARLGRYDQAVPVLETALGRNPEATELVVPLGELYLKKNAPDQAIARLSPVVTASPGLVEPRMLLGLAYLAKRQPDEAIKQFDQVNKLNPDLARNHYYLGRARLAKGDTAGAGRAYAQALKLDPNLKQVQVELAALSGQKVNPETRTAQIAELRTALERDPQNIALRFALAQSLLAARQLDPAEAELKRILDVNPQFAPANIAMAGLLIIRKKPDAAVEHLKAVLRVDPNHLEANQLLADYYESRGNRDTAIQYLRTVTKAAPENEAVKLRLAALYGKAGRFDEGIELARAVATNRPKVAAAHLLLGELLLGQGQVAPAIESLRTAARLEPRSAVIQLRLGEAYERKGDPDAALGAYRQAATLAPENPRAHNNVAWVLASQGKSLDEALERARKAETLVRANQAQAAILPGVLDTLGFVYYKRGEYGLAEPPLRQAAELSTNNAMIQYHLGLTYHQLGRKADAATWLRRSLQVDAKFAGADNARKLLDELGG; from the coding sequence ATGCGAAATCATACGATGCGCGTTGGCGCGGTCCTCGGCCTCGTGGCCTCGCTGTTCCTCGTGGGCTGCTTCCAGGACCCCCAGGCCAAGAAGCAGCAGCATTTCGAGCGGGGCTCCCGCTATCTGTCGGAGGGCAAGTACAACGAGGCTATCGTCGAGCTGAAGAGCGCGCTCCAGATCGATCCGAAGTTCGTTCCCGCCCTCCATGCCCTCGGCCGCGCCTACTACGCCAAGGGCTGGTACCCGGACGCGGTGCGCGAGCTCGGTCGGGCCGCCGATGGTGACCCCGGCTCGGTCGAGATCCAGTTGCTGCTTGGCCAGGCGTATCTCGCAGCCGGCGATACGCGCCGCGCCGAAGAGCTGGCGGAGACCATCCGGCGCATCGAGCCGGACAGCGCGCTGGTCGACTATCTGATCGGCGCGGCCCGGATCGGGACGGGCGATCCGAAGGACGCGGTGACGCTTCTCGCGCGGGCCCAGGCGAAGAACGGGACCATCGCGGAGATCCACCAGGCGTATGGCGACGCGCTGTTTCAGGCCGGCCGGTTCGGCGACGCCGAGAAGGCGTATCGCTCCGCCCTCGGTCTCAAGGGCGGGCTCACGGGCGCGCAGATCGGTCTCGCGCGAACGTTGCTCATTCGCGGACAGCGGGAGGAGGCGACCACGCTCCTCGACGAGGCGCGGCGTCAGAGCCCGGAGAATCCACAGGTCCGGGTCGTCCGCAGCGCCATCCTGAGCGCCGAAGGCAAGCTCGACGAGGCCATCAAGGAGCTCGAGGCGCTGCCCCCATCAGCACGCTCGCCCCAGGCCGTGCTCAGCCTGGCCGATCTCTACGCGCAGGCCGGCCGACTCGATGAATCCATCAGCCTTCTGACCAAGGTCACGAAGGCACTGCCGAACGCGCTCGTTGCGCGGCACATGCTCGGGCAAGTGGCGCTTCGGGCTGGGCGCCCCGCCCTCGCCGTCACCGAGTTCACCGAGGTCGTCAAGCAGGTCCCGCAGAATCCGTGGGCGCGGTTGAGCCTCGCCACGGCCTACGTGGGGGCGGGGAAGCCCCAGGAGGGGCTCGCAGAGCTCGACCGACTGGCGAAGGCGCTGGCCAAGAGCCCCACGTATCACCTTCAGCGCGGTCGGGCCTACGCCATGCTCGGACGGGAGCGCGAGGCGGTGGAAGCGGCCGAGCAGGCGCGCCGGCTCGCGCCGACGAGCCCCCAGCCGTATCTGCTCCTCGGCCAGATCTACGCCGCGCGCAAGGACATGGCGAAGGCGCAAGAGATGTACTCGCGCGCCCTCGAAGTCGCCCCCCAGCTCACGAGCACCCGCATGGCGCTCGGCTACCTCTACGACCTGGAGGGCAAGCCCGCCGCGGCGATCCAGGAGTACGAAGCGGTGCTCCAGACCGATCCGCGAAACAAGCGCGCCCTGTCCGCGAAGGTGTCGACGCTGGTGCGGGACAAGAAGCTGGATCAAGCGATCGCCTTTCTCCAGCAGGTGCTCGCCGCCGATCAGAAGAACGTCCCCGCGCGTGTGCTCCTCGGCAACACCTACCTCCTGAATCGAGAGCCGAAAAAGGCCGAGGACGAGTATCGCCGCGCGCTCAAGCTGGACGAGCGCGACGTGACGGCGCGGCTCCAGCTCGCCCGGCTGACGATGGATGGCAAGCGCGACGCCGAATCGATCGCGCTCCTCCAGTCGATCCTGAAAGACCAGCCGGGGCAGGTGCCGGCGGCGGCGATGCTCGCCCAGACCCTCGCGCGCCTGGGACGCTATGACCAGGCGGTTCCCGTCCTGGAGACGGCGCTGGGACGCAATCCCGAGGCCACGGAGCTCGTCGTCCCCCTGGGCGAGCTGTACCTCAAGAAGAACGCGCCCGACCAGGCCATCGCACGGTTGTCGCCGGTCGTGACCGCTTCCCCGGGGCTTGTCGAGCCCCGCATGCTCCTGGGACTCGCCTACCTCGCCAAGCGCCAGCCCGACGAAGCCATCAAGCAATTCGACCAGGTAAACAAGCTCAATCCCGACCTGGCGCGCAATCATTACTATCTCGGCCGGGCGCGGCTCGCCAAGGGCGATACGGCGGGCGCCGGCCGGGCCTATGCTCAGGCGCTCAAGCTCGATCCCAACTTGAAGCAGGTCCAGGTCGAGCTCGCCGCGCTAAGCGGACAGAAGGTGAACCCCGAGACCCGCACGGCCCAGATCGCCGAGCTCCGGACCGCGCTCGAGCGTGATCCGCAGAACATCGCGCTGCGGTTCGCCCTCGCCCAGAGCCTCCTTGCCGCGCGTCAGCTCGATCCGGCGGAAGCCGAGCTCAAGCGTATTCTCGACGTGAATCCTCAGTTCGCGCCCGCCAATATCGCGATGGCCGGCCTACTGATCATCAGAAAGAAGCCCGATGCCGCCGTGGAGCATCTGAAGGCCGTCCTGCGCGTGGATCCGAACCATCTCGAGGCCAATCAGCTGCTCGCCGACTATTACGAGAGCCGCGGCAACCGCGACACCGCCATCCAGTATCTGAGAACCGTCACGAAGGCGGCGCCCGAGAACGAGGCCGTGAAGCTCCGGCTCGCCGCTCTCTACGGAAAAGCGGGGCGCTTCGACGAGGGCATCGAGCTGGCGCGGGCGGTGGCGACCAACCGGCCCAAGGTTGCCGCGGCGCACCTGCTGCTGGGCGAGCTGCTGCTGGGACAAGGGCAGGTCGCGCCGGCGATCGAATCGCTGCGCACCGCCGCGCGGCTCGAGCCTCGATCCGCGGTGATCCAGCTTCGCCTCGGCGAGGCGTACGAGCGGAAGGGGGATCCGGACGCTGCGCTCGGCGCCTACCGTCAAGCGGCCACGCTCGCGCCTGAGAACCCCCGCGCGCACAACAACGTGGCGTGGGTCCTCGCCTCGCAGGGCAAGAGCCTCGACGAGGCGCTGGAGCGCGCGCGCAAGGCCGAGACGCTCGTCCGCGCCAATCAAGCGCAGGCGGCAATCTTGCCCGGAGTGCTGGACACCCTGGGATTCGTCTACTACAAGCGCGGCGAGTATGGCCTGGCCGAGCCGCCGCTGCGCCAGGCCGCAGAGCTCTCGACGAACAATGCGATGATCCAGTATCACCTCGGCCTGACCTATCATCAGCTCGGGCGCAAGGCCGATGCCGCGACCTGGCTCCGACGCTCGCTCCAGGTGGACGCCAAGTTCGCGGGGGCGGACAATGCCCGGAAGCTGCTGGACGAGCTCGGCGGCTAA
- a CDS encoding acyl-CoA dehydrogenase family protein has product MERQCRPAGQPLERARALAPLLDRCAEAVEAERRLVPALLDGLHEAGLFRLLLPRVLDGGEVDPVTFVEVMEEIAKTDGSAAWCLCQAGGCAMTAAYLSPEVARHVFEDRRAVLAWGPGPDARAVAVEGGHRVTGTWSFASGCRHATWLGGHCPIVTADGQPRRRADGRREERTMLFPAASAEIVDVWHVSGLRGTGSDTFTVTDLFVPHAYSVSRDDPAERRQPGPLYCFPAGSLYASGFAGVAMGLARAMLDAFVELARDKTPRGGRRTLRDNHVVQSQVAQSEARLRSARMFLLGSLEEIWQDVGRSGSLALDQRMTIRLAATYAIHQARDVADTVYAAAGSSAIFTAGAFERRFRDIHAVTQQLQGRASHFETVGQFLLGLEPDTQFV; this is encoded by the coding sequence ATGGAGCGACAGTGCAGGCCTGCAGGGCAGCCTCTTGAGCGGGCGCGCGCGCTGGCGCCGCTGCTCGACCGCTGCGCCGAGGCGGTAGAGGCCGAGCGCCGCCTGGTGCCGGCTCTCCTCGACGGCCTGCATGAGGCGGGGCTGTTCCGGCTGCTCCTCCCCCGGGTGCTCGACGGCGGCGAGGTCGATCCCGTCACCTTCGTCGAGGTGATGGAGGAGATCGCCAAGACGGACGGGAGCGCCGCCTGGTGCCTTTGCCAGGCCGGTGGCTGCGCGATGACGGCCGCGTATCTGAGCCCCGAGGTCGCCCGCCACGTCTTCGAGGATCGGCGCGCCGTGCTTGCCTGGGGCCCGGGGCCCGACGCCCGCGCGGTGGCGGTGGAGGGCGGTCATCGCGTCACCGGTACCTGGTCCTTCGCCAGCGGCTGCCGGCACGCCACCTGGCTGGGCGGGCACTGCCCCATCGTCACCGCGGACGGTCAGCCCCGCCGGCGGGCGGACGGGCGGCGCGAGGAGCGGACCATGCTCTTCCCCGCGGCCAGCGCCGAGATCGTGGACGTGTGGCACGTGAGCGGCCTGCGGGGCACGGGCTCCGACACCTTCACCGTCACCGACCTCTTCGTGCCCCACGCCTACTCGGTGTCACGCGACGATCCCGCCGAGCGCCGCCAGCCCGGCCCGCTCTACTGCTTCCCTGCCGGCAGTCTTTACGCTTCCGGCTTCGCCGGCGTGGCGATGGGGCTCGCGCGGGCGATGCTCGACGCCTTCGTGGAGCTCGCGCGCGACAAGACGCCGCGGGGCGGCCGGCGCACGCTGCGCGACAACCACGTCGTGCAGTCCCAGGTCGCGCAGTCGGAGGCGCGCCTGCGCTCGGCGCGGATGTTTCTGCTGGGCTCGCTCGAAGAGATCTGGCAGGATGTCGGCCGCTCGGGCAGCCTCGCCCTCGATCAGCGGATGACGATTCGCCTCGCGGCGACCTACGCCATCCACCAGGCCCGGGACGTGGCTGACACCGTGTACGCCGCCGCGGGCTCCAGCGCCATCTTTACCGCAGGCGCCTTCGAGCGCCGCTTCCGCGACATCCACGCGGTCACGCAGCAGCTCCAAGGCCGCGCCTCGCACTTCGAGACCGTGGGCCAGTTCCTGCTCGGGCTCGAGCCCGACACGCAGTTCGTGTAA